The Nothobranchius furzeri strain GRZ-AD chromosome 6, NfurGRZ-RIMD1, whole genome shotgun sequence genome includes a region encoding these proteins:
- the taf5 gene encoding transcription initiation factor TFIID subunit 5 isoform X2 — translation MAAVQGGMVDAKDELDIKSEPPSDGFGNSNANDGRLLSSSPGAGTGGTATGNNKPAPGPPEEQQTLLAVLQFLKKSKLAESAEILRREAGLPEDALDPKGTDASGSGPGLAAGSGQVDGVDASSLLSRVTVSSSAAAQAPKKAAGEDQPDVSVVLSAYSQQGDPSLYDAYYSGLKRFIESVLDCHRAELSQLFYPLFVHMYLELVYNNNESVAKAFFEKFSGDQECYYEQDLRILSSLTKKEHMKGNETLLDFRTSKFVLRISRDSYQLLKRHLQERQNNQIWNIIQEHLYIDIFDGMPRSKSQIDAMSGSLAGEARREANKAKVFYGLLKEPEIELPLDDEDEEAENEEGKPKKKKPKKDSMGSKSKKQDPNAPLQTRIPLPELKDSDKLDKIMYMKESTKRIRLGSDNLPSICFYTFLNAYQGLTAVDVTDDSSLIAGGFADSTVRVWSVTPKKLRKVKSAADLNLIDKESDDVLERIMDEKTASELKILYGHSGPVYGISFSPDRNYLLSSSEDGTIRLWSLQTFTCLVGYKGHNYPVWDTQFSPYGYYFVSGGHDRVARLWATDHYQPLRIFAGHLADITCTRFHPNSNYVATGSSDRTIRLWDVLNGNCVRIFTGHKGPIHALAFSPNGKFLASGATDGRVLLWDIGHGLMVGELKGHTDTIYSLRFSRDGEILASGSMDNTVRLWDAMKAFDDLETDDFTAATGHIHLQDNSQELLLGTYMTKSTPVLHLHFTRRNLLLAAGAYNP, via the exons atggcgGCCGTACAGGGTGGTATGGTCGACGCAAAAGACGAATTAGACATAAAATCCGAACCGCCGAGCGATGGCTTCGGAAACAGCAATGCAAACGACGGAAGGCTACTTTCCTCGTCCCCCGGAGCCGGTACCGGCGGTACCGCGACTGGAAACAACAAACCTGCCCCGGGACCACCTGAGGAGCAACAGACGCTGCTGGCAGTTCTGCAGTTCCTCAAAAAGAGCAAACTGGCGGAGTCCGCTGAAATCTTGCGTCGTGAGGCGGGACTGCCGGAGGATGCTCTGGACCCGAAGGGGACGGACGCCAGCGGGTCGGGACCGGGGCTCGCCGCGGGGAGCGGGCAAGTAGACGGCGTGGACGCCAGCTCTCTGCTCAGCCGGGTGACGGTGTCTTCCTCCGCCGCAGCGCAGGCGCCAAAGAAGG CAGCTGGGGAGGACCAGCCAGATGTGAGCGTGGTGCTGTCAGCTTACAGCCAGCAGGGAGATCCTTCTCTGTATGACGCCTACTACAGCGGCCTCAAGAGGTTCATAGAGTCCGTTTTGGACTGTCACCGCGCGGAGCTGTCCCAGCTCTTCTACCCGCTGTTTGTCCACATGTACCTGGAGCTGGTGTACAACAACAATGAAAGCGTGGCCAAGGCCTTCTTTGAAAA GTTCAGTGGAGACCAGGAGTGCTACTACGAACAGGACCTACGTATTCTCTCCAGCTTGACGAAGAAGGAGCACATGAAAGGCAACGAGACGCTGCTGGACTTCCGCACCAGTAAGTTTGTCCTACGGATCTCCCGAGACTCGTACCAGCTGCTCAAGAGACATTTACAGGAGCGGCAGAACAACCAGATATGGAATATTATCCAAGAGCACCTGTACATCGACATCTTCGATGGGATGCCGCGCAGCAAGAGCCAGATCGATGCAATGTCGGGCAGCCTGGCAGGAGAGGCCAGACGAGAAGCCAATAAGGCTAAG GTTTTTTACGGCCTGCTGAAGGAGCCAGAAATTGAGCTGCCCCTTGACGATGAGGATGAAGAGGCCGAGAACGAGGAGGGTAAACCCAAGAAGAAAAAGCCCAAAAAGGATAGCATGGGCTCCAAAAGCAAGAAGCAGGATCCAAACGCTCCTTTACAAACCAG GATACCTCTCCCAGAGCTGAAGGACTCTGATAAGCTTGACAAGATCATGTACATGAAGGAGTCCACCAAGAGGATCCGTTTGGGGTCCGACAACCTCCCGTCCATCTGCTTCTACACTTTCCTCAACGCGTACCAG GGTCTGACCGCCGTGGACGTCACCGACGACTCCAGCCTGATCGCAGGTGGTTTTGCTGATTCCACGGTTCGGGTGTGGAGCGTCACGCCGAAGAAGCTCCGCAAGGTCAAGTCTGCAGCAG ATTTGAATCTGATTGACAAAGAGTCAGACGACGTTCTGGAGAGGATCATGGACGAGAAGACGGCCAGCGAGTTGAAGATTCTTTACGGACACAGCGGGCCGGTGTACGGCATCAGCTTCAGCCCAGACAG AAACTACCTTTTGTCAAGTTCAGAGGACGGTACCATCCGGTTGTGGAGTCTCCAAACTTTCACCTGTCTGGTGGGCTACAAAGGCCACAATTACCCAGTGTGGGACACTCAGTTTTCCCCCTATGGATACTATTTTGTCTCGGGGGGACATGATCGGGTTGCCCG GCTATGGGCGACAGATCACTACCAGCCGCTGCGGATATTCGCCGGTCACCTGGCTGACATCACGTGTACGCGTTTCCATCCAAACTCCAACTACGTGGCCACAGGGTCGTCCGACCGCACCATTCGCCTCTGGGATGTCCTCAACGGAAACTGTGTCCGCATCTTCACTGGTCATAAG GGTCCTATTCACGCCCTGGCGTTCTCCCCCAACGGGAAGTTCTTGGCCTCTGGAGCCACCGATGGGCGGGTTCTTTTGTGGGACATTGGTCATGGACTGATGGTCGGTGAGCTCAAAGGTCACACAGACACCATCTACTCCCTCAGATTTAGCAGGGACGGAGAGATCCTCGCCTCCG GTTCTATGGACAACACGGTTCGCCTGTGGGATGCCATGAAAGCATTTGATGATTTAGAGACTGATGACTTCACGGCAGCTACAGGACACATTCACCTACAAGACAATTCCCAGGAGCTTTTGCTAGGCACCTACATGACTAAATCTACGCCTGTCCTACACCTCCACTTCACCAGGAGGAACCTCCTTCTGGCTGCAGGAGCCTACAATCCATGA
- the taf5 gene encoding transcription initiation factor TFIID subunit 5 isoform X1, translating into MAAVQGGMVDAKDELDIKSEPPSDGFGNSNANDGRLLSSSPGAGTGGTATGNNKPAPGPPEEQQTLLAVLQFLKKSKLAESAEILRREAGLPEDALDPKGTDASGSGPGLAAGSGQVDGVDASSLLSRVTVSSSAAAQAPKKAAAGEDQPDVSVVLSAYSQQGDPSLYDAYYSGLKRFIESVLDCHRAELSQLFYPLFVHMYLELVYNNNESVAKAFFEKFSGDQECYYEQDLRILSSLTKKEHMKGNETLLDFRTSKFVLRISRDSYQLLKRHLQERQNNQIWNIIQEHLYIDIFDGMPRSKSQIDAMSGSLAGEARREANKAKVFYGLLKEPEIELPLDDEDEEAENEEGKPKKKKPKKDSMGSKSKKQDPNAPLQTRIPLPELKDSDKLDKIMYMKESTKRIRLGSDNLPSICFYTFLNAYQGLTAVDVTDDSSLIAGGFADSTVRVWSVTPKKLRKVKSAADLNLIDKESDDVLERIMDEKTASELKILYGHSGPVYGISFSPDRNYLLSSSEDGTIRLWSLQTFTCLVGYKGHNYPVWDTQFSPYGYYFVSGGHDRVARLWATDHYQPLRIFAGHLADITCTRFHPNSNYVATGSSDRTIRLWDVLNGNCVRIFTGHKGPIHALAFSPNGKFLASGATDGRVLLWDIGHGLMVGELKGHTDTIYSLRFSRDGEILASGSMDNTVRLWDAMKAFDDLETDDFTAATGHIHLQDNSQELLLGTYMTKSTPVLHLHFTRRNLLLAAGAYNP; encoded by the exons atggcgGCCGTACAGGGTGGTATGGTCGACGCAAAAGACGAATTAGACATAAAATCCGAACCGCCGAGCGATGGCTTCGGAAACAGCAATGCAAACGACGGAAGGCTACTTTCCTCGTCCCCCGGAGCCGGTACCGGCGGTACCGCGACTGGAAACAACAAACCTGCCCCGGGACCACCTGAGGAGCAACAGACGCTGCTGGCAGTTCTGCAGTTCCTCAAAAAGAGCAAACTGGCGGAGTCCGCTGAAATCTTGCGTCGTGAGGCGGGACTGCCGGAGGATGCTCTGGACCCGAAGGGGACGGACGCCAGCGGGTCGGGACCGGGGCTCGCCGCGGGGAGCGGGCAAGTAGACGGCGTGGACGCCAGCTCTCTGCTCAGCCGGGTGACGGTGTCTTCCTCCGCCGCAGCGCAGGCGCCAAAGAAGG CAGCAGCTGGGGAGGACCAGCCAGATGTGAGCGTGGTGCTGTCAGCTTACAGCCAGCAGGGAGATCCTTCTCTGTATGACGCCTACTACAGCGGCCTCAAGAGGTTCATAGAGTCCGTTTTGGACTGTCACCGCGCGGAGCTGTCCCAGCTCTTCTACCCGCTGTTTGTCCACATGTACCTGGAGCTGGTGTACAACAACAATGAAAGCGTGGCCAAGGCCTTCTTTGAAAA GTTCAGTGGAGACCAGGAGTGCTACTACGAACAGGACCTACGTATTCTCTCCAGCTTGACGAAGAAGGAGCACATGAAAGGCAACGAGACGCTGCTGGACTTCCGCACCAGTAAGTTTGTCCTACGGATCTCCCGAGACTCGTACCAGCTGCTCAAGAGACATTTACAGGAGCGGCAGAACAACCAGATATGGAATATTATCCAAGAGCACCTGTACATCGACATCTTCGATGGGATGCCGCGCAGCAAGAGCCAGATCGATGCAATGTCGGGCAGCCTGGCAGGAGAGGCCAGACGAGAAGCCAATAAGGCTAAG GTTTTTTACGGCCTGCTGAAGGAGCCAGAAATTGAGCTGCCCCTTGACGATGAGGATGAAGAGGCCGAGAACGAGGAGGGTAAACCCAAGAAGAAAAAGCCCAAAAAGGATAGCATGGGCTCCAAAAGCAAGAAGCAGGATCCAAACGCTCCTTTACAAACCAG GATACCTCTCCCAGAGCTGAAGGACTCTGATAAGCTTGACAAGATCATGTACATGAAGGAGTCCACCAAGAGGATCCGTTTGGGGTCCGACAACCTCCCGTCCATCTGCTTCTACACTTTCCTCAACGCGTACCAG GGTCTGACCGCCGTGGACGTCACCGACGACTCCAGCCTGATCGCAGGTGGTTTTGCTGATTCCACGGTTCGGGTGTGGAGCGTCACGCCGAAGAAGCTCCGCAAGGTCAAGTCTGCAGCAG ATTTGAATCTGATTGACAAAGAGTCAGACGACGTTCTGGAGAGGATCATGGACGAGAAGACGGCCAGCGAGTTGAAGATTCTTTACGGACACAGCGGGCCGGTGTACGGCATCAGCTTCAGCCCAGACAG AAACTACCTTTTGTCAAGTTCAGAGGACGGTACCATCCGGTTGTGGAGTCTCCAAACTTTCACCTGTCTGGTGGGCTACAAAGGCCACAATTACCCAGTGTGGGACACTCAGTTTTCCCCCTATGGATACTATTTTGTCTCGGGGGGACATGATCGGGTTGCCCG GCTATGGGCGACAGATCACTACCAGCCGCTGCGGATATTCGCCGGTCACCTGGCTGACATCACGTGTACGCGTTTCCATCCAAACTCCAACTACGTGGCCACAGGGTCGTCCGACCGCACCATTCGCCTCTGGGATGTCCTCAACGGAAACTGTGTCCGCATCTTCACTGGTCATAAG GGTCCTATTCACGCCCTGGCGTTCTCCCCCAACGGGAAGTTCTTGGCCTCTGGAGCCACCGATGGGCGGGTTCTTTTGTGGGACATTGGTCATGGACTGATGGTCGGTGAGCTCAAAGGTCACACAGACACCATCTACTCCCTCAGATTTAGCAGGGACGGAGAGATCCTCGCCTCCG GTTCTATGGACAACACGGTTCGCCTGTGGGATGCCATGAAAGCATTTGATGATTTAGAGACTGATGACTTCACGGCAGCTACAGGACACATTCACCTACAAGACAATTCCCAGGAGCTTTTGCTAGGCACCTACATGACTAAATCTACGCCTGTCCTACACCTCCACTTCACCAGGAGGAACCTCCTTCTGGCTGCAGGAGCCTACAATCCATGA
- the atp5md gene encoding ATP synthase membrane subunit K, mitochondrial: MGGHDAGTQHQFTGVAKYFNSFTITGRRNCVLATYATIATIFLFFKLKPKKQPAVTEK, from the exons ATGGGTGGACACGACGCCGGAACTCAGCATCAGTTCACCGGAGTTGCCAAATACTTCAACTCGTTCACGATCACAGGAAGGCGGAAT TGTGTTTTGGCCACATATGCCACCATTGCAACGATCTTCCTTTTCTTCAAATTGAAGCCCAAGAAACAACCTGCAGTCACAGAAAAGTAG
- the pdcd11 gene encoding protein RRP5 homolog — protein MAAVEEDFPRGGTARKPTGSKAEERTQVENLFQTTEQREKKKRKGGKKDDGKQAKKLKPEEQKGDLKLNTEAKCVEILHVKHVKEGMLFLGCVKEVADFEVTVSLPSGLQGFLSIKNVCDSYTKLLTEQLDSELATEEFCSLLHLFHPGMLLRCMVAKLDVTKGGSFSIQLSINPKQVNRSLASASLKAGIVLSGCVESVEDHGCIIDIGIGGTKAFLPAEAKTPRQKSQEPKVGQYVTALVEEVKNGGRVVRLSSDPTVLAQACADTKQDWSLTNLLPGLLVKATIKKVTKHGLFLNFLSSFTGQVDFLHMESEQASCYSEGQQVQARVLYVDPSTRLVGLSLRSYLVQLGSEINATPPGGDRVGEVVEECRVTAMHHLSGAVMQLPDKTPAFAHRNHLKEPSEEANENRVLATPEHTCRVISFSPMEQMYFVSLRKSVIRTPFYRYDDVQAGQVVEGTVSVLLSCGMLVHLSEHVKGLVPRTHLSDILLKNPEKKYTEGLKVKCRVLSVDAESRQMFLTRKKMLVESSLPLFLSYSDARPGRVSHGYIVCIKDFGCVVRFYNNVKGLVPLDELSAEPITRPEEVFYVGQVLKVKVLKCDPENAKMLLSFKAVVEGETEDAAAPQVDCEIGKRLEAKVVKKLLNGLEVTILPDDIPAILPTMHLSDHMSNCPLLWESLQEGDIISNLVCFNKSKKSLTLTKKPTVRWSLEEGAVARDFSDITVGMQLVGWIKNLMSYGAFVEFPYGLVGLAPKSAMSEKFIKDTMTTFQPGQTVFAKVTNLDEEKRRFLVTLMMSEVLTPGGDAQTRLINGLQERRAVNEMFALRGGRELRQQLLALSVGQKLKLTVDSVTESGATFTSDELKDATLLATKHHTTGVELTPGQKVVSVVLHVDILTCCVHISVLPKLVGKKKSLAEESRYTATVQHIDGDFAVVSLGDTAQLAVIHTSSHLNDIVSLNSGTMKVGATLAVEVIESSCEALQGLPLVSGLCGAPKRERTTSETQAGSGGHCYGEILQGTVRSVKPTRIQLVLEDGSKASVHVSEVMEPAAVRLGSFPTSSIKVGSSVTGRVIGGQEVSSQRFLPFSHPRFTYRIPELTLIPSKLEDGADFKSVSAQEKLKSYKVGEEITGFVSKFHPDRKCLDITTYLCVTGTVELLAMITDPADASRPGRRFKLGQAVRVKVVEASVKPHRLVLSLTGFHKLEKGLVTLGMVLDVQERDGLRVRLPFGGLGNVSVTDLSDTYEPRPLEAFSKGQLVRCFLLDLKNKTWQLSLRPSRLSPQQAKRARDPEVSSLDQLKEGQIIRGYLKSMTEQGVFIRLSGSITGRAQLQQATKYFVRSHKILCDKVPVNTLLTTKILSINRDEELVDLSLLSKNTGQPDILPGSLGLPLRRVQNDKKRRLPESAQKHTASQIQTKKKKTTTDGEDSGVEVYFREEEDEDKPADASSGSAGPSRLQVAAGFSWDVRLSSLKPAAAAKEEDPSDGEGQEGNSKPQKKSRHELEQEKKAAEKALVQTEAKLMDPNLRPEDAATFERLLLASPNSSLLWLQYMAHHLQGTQIEQARAVAERALKTISFREEQEKLNVWVALLNLENMYGTEDSLKKVFERAVQFCEPMPVYQQLADIYANSNKVQEAEGLYKTMVKRFRQNKAVWLSYGSFLLQQGQGDAAAGLLQRALKSLPPKDSVDVIAKFAQLEFRYGDAEKGHHMLDKVLTSYPKRTDIWSVFLDLTMKHGSQEEVRSLFDRVIHLSVSVKKIKFFFKRYLEYEKKHGTPQSVQAVKEKAMEFVESEGRNAAATTPRGAPDGRGRVK, from the exons ATGGCAGCAGTGGAGGAGGACTTTCCCCGGGGAGGGACGGCGAGGAAGCCCACTGGGAGTAAAGCGGAGGAGCGAACGCAAGTGGAAAATCTGTTTCAG ACAACTGaacaaagagaaaaaaagaaaagaaaaggaggaaagAAAGATGATGGAAAACAAGCCAAGAAACTAAAACCTGAGGAGCAGAAGGGAGACCTCAAGCTGAACACAGAAGCCAAGTGTGTGGAAATCCTGCATGTCAAG CACGTGAAAGAGGGCATGCTGTTTCTGGGCTGTGTGAAGGAGGTGGCAGACTTTGAGGTGACCGTCAGCTTACCTTCAGGCCTTCAGGGCTTCCTCAGCATCAAGAACGTCTGTGACTCGTACACCAAGCTGTTGACGGAGCAGCTGGACTCGGAGCTGGCCACAGAG GAGTTCTGCTCTCTTCTGCACCTTTTCCACCCTGGTATGTTGCTCCGATGCATGGTTGCTAAGTTAGACGTAACCAAAGGAGGATCTTTCAGCATCCAGTTGTCGATCAATCCGAAGCAGGTCAACAGGAGCCTCGCGTCGGCGTCTCTGAAAGCTGGAATT GTCCTGAGTGGTTGTGTGGAGAGCGTGGAGGATCATGGCTGCATTATTGACATTGGGATCGGCGGAACCAAAGCCTTCCTGCCTGCTGAAGCCAAAACGCCCAGACAAAAATCTCAAG AGCCTAAAGTGGGTCAGTACGTGACGGCTCTAGTAGAGGAGGTAAAGAACGGCGGGCGTGTGGTCCGCCTGTCCTCAGACCCGACCGTCCTGGCCCAGGCCTGTGCTGACACCAAGCAGGACTGGAGCCTCACCAACCTTCTGCCGGGCCTGCTGGTCAAGGCCACCATCAAAAAG GTGACCAAACACGGGCTGTTCCTGAACTTCCTGTCCTCGTTCACCGGTCAGGTGGACTTTCTTCACATGGAGTCTGAGCAGGCGTCCTGTTACAGTGAGGGGCAGCAG GTGCAAGCGCGCGTGCTGTACGTGGATCCGTCCACCCGTCTCGTTGGACTGAGCCTTCGCAGCTACCTCGTCCAGCTAGGGTCTGAGATCAACGCGACTCCGCCCGGCGGGGACCGGGTCGGCGAGGTGGTAGAAGAGTGCAGGGTGACCGCCATGCACCACCTGTCAGGAGCCGTGATGCAGCTTCCGGACAAAACGCCAGCGTTCGCTCAT AGGAACCACCTGAAGGAGCCGAGCGAAGAAGCCAATGAGAACAGAGTGTTAGCGACGCCTGAGCACACCTGTCGGGTCATAAGCTTCAGCCCCATGGAGCAGATGTACTTTGTGTCCTTACGGAA GAGTGTGATCAGGACGCCCTTTTACCGATACGATGATGTCCAGGCTGGTCAAGTTGTCGAG GGAACGGTGTCCGTCCTTCTCAGCTGTGGGATGCTGGTGCATCTGTCAGAACACGTCAAAGGTCTGGTGCCGCGGACGCACCTCTCCGACATCCTCCTCAAGAATCCAGAGAAGAAGTACACAGAGGGGCTGAAGGTGAAATGTCGG GTTCTGTCTGTAGATGCAGAAAGCCGTCAGATGTTCTTGACCAGGAAGAAGATGCTGGTGGAGAGCTCCCTGCCTCTGTTCCTCAGCTACAGCGACGCCCGCCCGGGCCGCGTGTCCCACGGCTACATCGTGTGCATCAAAGACTTTGGCTGCGTCGTTCGCTTCTACAACAACGTGAAGGGTTTGGTTCCGCTTGACGAGCTCAGTGCCGAGCCCATCACCAGGCCCGAGGAGGTCTTCTATGTCGGGCAG GTCTTAAAGGTTAAAGTTCTTAAGTGCGACCCGGAGAACGCCAAGATGCTGCTGTCGTTTAAGGCGGTGGTGGAGGGGGAGACGGAGGACGCTGCCGCGCCTCAGGTGGACTGTGAGATCGGGAAG AGGCTGGAGGCCAAGGTGGTGAAAAAGCTGCTCAACGGTCTGGAGGTCACCATCCTCCCGGACGACATCCCTGCCATACTCCCCACAATGCACCTCTCTGATCACATGTCCAACTGTCCTCTGCTGTGGGAGAGCCTGCAGGAGGGAGACATCATTTCAAACCTGGTCTGCTTCAACAAGAGCAAGAAGAGTCTC ACACTCACCAAGAAACCAACGGTGAGGTGGTCGCTGGAGGAAGGAGCCGTGGCCAGAGACTTCTCTGACATCACAGTTGGGATGCAGCTGGTGGGCTGGATCAAGAACCTCATGTCCTACGGCGCGTTTGTGGAGTTCCCCTATGGCCTTGTTGGTCTCGCTCCCAAATCG GCCATGTCAGAAAAGTTCATCAAGGACACCATGACCACCTTCCAGCCGGGCCAGACGGTCTTCGCCAAAGTGACCAACCTGGATGAGGAGAAGCGGAGGTTCCTGGTCACGCTGATGATGTCAGAAGTCCTCACGCCAGGAGGAGACGCCCAGACCAGACTCATCAACGGTCTGCAGGAGAGGCGAGCCGTCAATGAAATGTTCGCCCTCAGAG gtGGCCGTGAGCTTCGGCAGCAGCTGCTCGCTCTGTCTGTCGGTCAGAAGCTGAAGCTGACGGTTGACTCTGTCACGGAAAGCGGCGCCACGTTCACGTCTGACGAGTTAAAGGACGCCACTCTCCTCGCTACCAAGCATCACACGACGG GTGTTGAGCTGACCCCAGGACAGAAGGTCGTCTCAGTCGTCCTTCATGTTGACATCCTGACTTGCTGTGTCCACATTTCTGTCCTTCCCAAGCTGGTGGGGAAGAAGAAGTCT TTGGCGGAGGAATCGCGCTACACGGCTACGGTGCAGCACATCGATGGAGACTTTGCCGTCGTGTCTCTGGGCGACACGGCCCAGCTGGCTGTGATCCACACCAGCAGCCACCTGAATGACATCGTCTCGTTGAACTCTGGCACGATGAAAGTCGGCGCCACGTTGGCTGTTGAAGTGATAGAATCCAGTTGCGAAGCGCTACAAGGGCTCCCCCTGGTGTCGGGGCTGTGCGGCGCACCCAAGCGAGAGCGCACCACCTCAGAGACCCAGGCGGGCTCTGGGGGTCACTGCTACGGCGAAATCCTGCAGGGCACGGTTCGGTCCGTGAAGCCGACCCGCATTCAGCTGGTGCTGGAGGACGGGAGCAAAGCCAGCGTGCACGTGTCTGAGGTGATGGAGCCCGCCGCCGTGCGTCTGGGGTCGTTCCCCACGTCCTCCATCAAAGTAGGCAGCAGCGTCACCGGCAGGGTGATCGGaggtcaagaggtctccagtcaaAG atttctgcctttttctcatCCCAGATTTACCTACAGGATTCCTGAGCTCACACTCATTCCCAG CAAACTGGAAGACGGCGCCGATTTCAAATCCGTTTCAGCTCAAGAAAAACTCAAGAGCTATAAAGTCGGGGAAGAAATCACAGGTTTTGTGTCAAAG TTTCATCCAGACAGGAAGTGTTTGGACATCACCACCTACCTGTGTGTCACCGGGACGGTCGAGCTGCTCGCCATGATCACGGACCCCGCG GATGCCTCTCGCCCAGGGAGACGGTTCAAACTGGGCCAGGCGGTTCGTGTTAAAGTGGTCGAGGCGAGCGTCAAGCCCCATCGCTTGGTGCTCTCACTCACAG GTTTCCACAAACTGGAGAAAGGCCTCGTCACTCTTGGGATGGTGCTCGACGTTCAGGAACGAGATGGTCTCCGTGTCAGGCTTCCTTTCGGCGGCCTCGGCAACGTCTCCGTCACCGACCTGAGCGACACCTACGAGCCGCGTCCTCTAGAAGCGTTCAGCAAAGGCCAGCTGGTCAG GTGTTTCCTCTTGGATTTGAAAAACAAAACGTGGCAGTTGTCCCTCCGTCCTTCCAG GCTGTCTCCGCAGCAGGCCAAGCGGGCGAGAGACCCGGAGGTCTCGTCTTTAGACCAGCTGAAGGAAGGCCAGATCATCCGAGGCTACCTGAAGTCCATGACAGAGCAGGGGGTCTTCATCAG GTTGTCAGGAAGCATCACAGGAAGAGCCCAGCTGCAGCAGGCCACCAAGTACTTTGTTAGAAGTCACAAAATCCTCTGTGACAAAGTTCCCGTCAACACGCTGCTCACCACCAAAATCCTCAG CATCAACAGAGACGAGGAGCTGGTGGACCTCTCGCTGCTCTCCAAGAACACCGGACAACCAGACATCCTCCCAGGGTCCCTCGGTCTGCCGCTGCGACGCGTCCAAAACGACAAGAAGCGCCGTCTGCCGGAGAGCGCACAG aaacacacagccTCTCAGATCcaaacgaagaagaagaagacgacgacgGATGGAGAGGACAGTGGAGTGGAGGTGTACTTcagagaggaggaggatgaagacaAACCTGCTGAT GCGAGTAGCGGCTCAGCGGGCCCGTCCAGGCTGCAGGTGGCTGCGGGGTTCTCCTGGGATGTGCGTCTGAGCTCTCTGAAACCTGCTGCAGCTGCAAAAGAGGAGGATCCCAGCGACGGAGAGGGCCAAGAAGGAAACTCTAAG CCCCAGAAGAAATCCCGCCATGAGCTGGAGCAGGAGAAGAAGGCGGCAGAGAAGGCTCTGGTGCAGACGGAAGCCAAGCTGATGGATCCAAACCTGCGGCCCGAGGACGCCGCCACCTTCGAGCGGCTGCTCTTGGCCTCGCCCAACAGCTCGCTGCTCTGGCTGCAGTACATGGCTCACCACCTGCAGGGCACGCAGATCGAGCAGGCCCGGGCTGTGGCCGAGAGGGCCCTGAAAACCATCTCCTTCAG AGAGGAGCAGGAGAAGCTGAACGTGTGGGTGGCCCTGCTGAACCTGGAGAACATGTACGGCACAGAAGACAGCCTGAAGAAGGTGTTTGAGCGCGCCGTGCAGTTCTGCGAGCCCATgcccgtttatcagcagctggcggACATCTACGCCAACTCCAACAAAGTCCAG GAGGCAGAGGGCCTCTACAAGACGATGGTGAAGCGTTTCCGCCAAAATAAAGCTGTGTGGTTGAGTTACGGCTCCTTCCTGTTGCAGCAGGGCCAGGGCGATGCTGCCGCTGGCCTCCTGCAGAGGGCGCTGAAGAGCCTTCCTCCCAAAGACA GTGTGGACGTAATCGCCAAGTTCGCTCAGCTGGAGTTCCGTTACGGCGACGCCGAAAAGGGTCACCACATGCTTGACAAAGTCCTGACGAGCTACCCGAAACGAACGGACATCTGGTCCGTTTTCCTCGACCTCACCATGAAACACGGATCGCAGGAGGAAGTCCG GTCCCTCTTCGATCGAGTGATCCACCTCAGCGTTTCTGTGAAGAAGATCAAGTTCTTCTTCAAGCGCTACCTGGAGTACGAGAAGAAGCACGGCACCCCGCAGAGCGTCCAGGCGGTCAAAGAGAAGGCCATGGAGTTCGTGGAGAGCGAAGGCAGAAACGCTGCGGCCACGACGCCACGCGGAGCTCCAGATGGTCGGGGACGCGTGAAATGA